The genomic interval GACACGTCCGCGCTCGGGATGCGCATGGAAGTGCCGGTCAGCTTGCCCTGCAGGGCCGGAATGACCTTGCCGACCGCCTTGGCAGCGCCGGTGCTGGTCGGGATGATGTTGCCGTGCACACCGCGGGACAGACGCCAGTTCTTCTTGGAGAAGCCGTCGACAACCTGCTGGGTGGCCGTGTCGGCATGGACGGTGGTCATAAGGCCCTCGGCGATGCCGAAATTATCGTTGATGATCTTGGCCAGCGGCGCCAGGCAGTTCGTGGTGCACGAAGCGTTGGACACGATCTTGATATCCGGGGTGTACGCATCGAGGTTAACGCCGCAGACGAACATCGGCGTGTCGTCCTTGGACGGGCCGGAGAGCACAACGACCTGCGCGCCGGCGTCCAGATGATCCTGCGCCTTTTCCTTGGTCAGAAACGCGCCGGTGCACTCGAGCACATACTCGACACCCAGCTCGCCCCAGGGCAGGAGCTTCGCGTCGCGGTTGTTGAGCAGCGCAACGCGCTTGCCATTGACGATCAGGGCCGGGTTCTCGCCGCCCTCGCAATCGACCGTGCCGTGAAAGCGGCCGTGCACGGAATCGTACTTCACGGTATACGCCAGCTGCTCGGGCGTCTTATCCGGCGCGTTGACGGCGACGACCTCAATATCGTCGGCGCAGATCGCGGCGCGGAACACCAGACGGCCGATGCGGCCGAAGCCATTGATGCCAATTTTAATCATGCTCTATTCCTCCTGTTATATCTGCTGCGCACAGCACGCAGCGCAATTTCTTACAGCTACATTCTATAACAATTCCGTCGAAAGCGCAACCACATTCTTATCGGCGCGGCAGGCGGCGCTGGCTATTTGCAACAAATCTCCGAATTTTTGCGTGTAAAAGCTTGTGTCTATTGACGAATTCTGCTATACTGTTTTTTAATACATCTTAGGGGGGATCGGAAAATGAGCAATACTTTGATCATCGACTCGCTCAACACGCTGTTTTCGATGAGCAACACCGCCGTGATCGGCGCGCAGGAGCAATTTGTCGCGTTTATGAACCCGGCGGCGCAGGAACTGTTTCGCGGCAACCGCACAAATCACAAACTCACCGAGCTGCTGCCGGCGCACATCACGGAGGCCACGGCTACGGAATTCGTCACGTCTGCCACGATCGAAAAGCGCCACGTCATCATCTCCGTGACATCGTTTGGTGCGTTTCGGCTGTTCTCGTTCGTGCCGCAGGATGAAAACGCCCTGCGGGCCGGCGCGCAGTTTGCACCGTTTCTGGCATCTCTCAACGCTTTCCGCACGCTCACGACGTATTTTTCAGACTACGCCATGCAGCTCAGCGACGTGCGCTTCCGGCGCAACGCCGCCGAATTGACGCAGTTTTACTACCGGCTGCTGCGCTTCACGCTCAACGCCTCCACGGCCTCCGGCCTGTACGACGGCACGCTTGCGTTCATGCCGCAGCTGTGCGACCTGGGCAAGGAATGCCGGACGCTGCTGGATAACATCCAGCCGATCACCGACGCCAACGGCATCGTGCTGGAGGTCAGCATTCCGGACGAGCCGATCAACTGCGCGCTCGACACGGCGCTCATCCAGCGCATGCTGCTCAACATCATTGCCAACTGCACGGAGCGCTGCAAGCACGGCGACCGCATCCGCTTTACCGTCACGCAGGAGGGCGACCACGCCGACATCACCATTCGGGATGACGGTGTACGCATCCCGCCGGAAAAACTCGGGACGATCTTTATCCCGCTGCGTGTGACCGGCGTGGATTTTTCCGATCTGAGCAGCAACAGCTTTGGCCTGACGGTCGCACTCGGCATTGCGGAAAAGCACGATGGCACCATTCTCCTGGAGAGCAACGAATGGGGCGGAACCACGTTCCACGTCGTGCTCAGCACGGTGCTGCCGGAAACGAATCTCTTCCGTGCGCCGAAGGTGCCGTATGGTCACGCGCAGGAAGATCCCATCCGGATCTACCTGTCCGATCAAATGCCGAAACAGGAGCTGTAAGCAAACACACAGCATCACAACGGCGTGCCGCCCAAATGGGCAGCACGCCGTCTTTTTATTCTGCTGTCAGGTAACGCGCGCGCAGCGCCGCCCGCTCGGCCGCGCCAACACCAAGCGCCTGCGTCAGAAAAGCGTCCACACTGCCGTATCGCTCCGCGACCGCATCGCGCGCAGCCGTCAGGAACGCCGCGTCCGCGCGGTCAAACGTGCGGATGACCTCCCGCTCCGCCTCGCTCAGGTCATAGTCCACGACCGCCGTCAGCAGACAGTCGGTCGAGGCGGCCATGCGCTCGTTGGTGATCAGGTAGTTTTCCACGATGACCGGCCAGTCCACACCCAGCGCCGTCAGCAGCAGCATCGTGCCGACACCGACGCGGTCTTTCCCCGCCGTGCAGTGGTAGAGCAGCGCGCCGTCCGTCTGCGCGAGCAGAAGCGCAAAAAACTGCCGGTAGTGCGCGATGGAGAATGCCTGCGTGACGAGACTGCGGTACAGTTCGCACATGAACGCCCGCTCCCGGCCGGCCATCGCTTTCGCGTGCGCGACGACGGCCGCATAGGGGTCGGCGTGCTCCTCGCGCGTCAGGCCGGCCGCCGCCTGCTGCACGATCGGGCAGTGGACATACTGCACGCCCGGCAGGACACGGTCCGGTTTCTGCTCCCGCTCGAGGTCCGTGCGGAAATCCACGACCGTGCGCAGCGGATATTCCGTGAGTGTCTGTGCGTCCGGCTCTGTGATGCCGGCAAGTTCGCCGCTGCGCAGCAGCAGGCCCGGCCGGATCGTGCGGCCATCCATGGTGGGCAGGCCGCCGAGGTCGCGCGCATTCGGCGCGCCGCGCAGCAGCCAGCGCTCAGAGGCCGAAGAGTTGTTTTCCATTTTGCAGTGTCACCTCCGCGACTTCTTCTGTGGTCATGCCCTTGATCTCCGCTATGCGCGCAGCAATGTACGGCAGGTTGCGCGAATCGTTGCGCTTGCCGCGGTTCGGCACCGGGGACAGATAGGGCGAATCCGTTTCGAGCAGCATCCGGTCCGTCGGGCAGGCGGCGATCACGTCCAGCGCCTTGACGGCATTCTTATATGTGATCGGGCCGTCAAAGCCGAGGTACCAGCCGCGGCGCAGCAGCTCGCGCGCCATCTCCACGCTGCCGGAAAAGCAGTGGAACACGCCGCGCAGGCCTGGATAATCGCACACAATGCGCAGGCTGTCGCCGTGCGCCTCCCGGTCGTGGATGATGACCGGGAGATCCAGCTCCAGCGCCAGCTCCAGCTGCGCGCGCAGCATGATCTCCTGCGTCGCCTTCGTGGAAGCGTCCCAGTAATAGTCCAGACCGATCTCGCCGATGGCGCAGACCTTGGGCTGCGCCGCCAGCGCGCGGATCTGCTCCAGACTGTCGTCCGTCCAGCCGGCGGCTTCCTCCGGGTGCCAGCCGACGGCGGCATAGACGAAATCATATTCCTGTGCGATGGCGACGGCGCGCGCGGACGTCGCAGCACAGTCGCCGGGATCCACGATGAGCGCGACGCCGCTCTCATGCACGGCGCGCAGCACCTCTTCGCGGTCGGCGTTGAACTTTCCGCTGTCGTAGTGTGCGTGGGTATCGAAATACTGCGTCATTCGGCGTGATAGGTTGCGGCCGGGCGGCGCTTATGCTCGCTGCGGCTATGGTAGCGATCGATGATGGCCTTGTCGTGCTCGCTGGCCTCGCCGGTGAGGATGTATTTGTCGATGGCGGCGTAGGTCACGCCCATCTCCTGCTCATCCGTCTGACCCTCAAAGAGACCGGCGGACGGCGCTTTGCGGATGATGTTTTCCGGCGCATGCAGCCAGGTCAGGAACTCGTAAATTTCCGTCACGGTCAGGTCGGCGATGGGATTGAAGTCATACGCGCCGTCGCCCCACTTCGTGAAATAGCCCATGTATGCCTCGCTGCGGTTGCCGGTGCCGGCGACGAGACGGCCCTCGGCCGCGCCGATGGTGTAGAGCGTGAGCATGCGCAGGCGCGGGGCGATGTTCGACGTCGCCATCTGGTTGAGCGTCGTGACGGCGGAGACCGTCTGCATGACGAGCTCCTTTTCCGCCGTGAGATCGACCGTGCGCGTCTCGATGTTGAACTGCTCGGCCACGGCCAGACCGTCGGTCATGTCCTCGCCGAAGTTGCGCTTGGAGGCGCACGGCATCATGATGCCGACCGTATTGTCGCACGCGGCCCTGCAGAGGATGCCGACGAGCGCGCTGTCCTTGCCGCCGCTGTTGCCGTAGATGACACCTTTGGCGCCGCTGCTTTTGAGCAGGTCGCGGATAAAGGCGACGCGGTTTTCAAATTCTTTTGCGTAATCTCGCATGATTTCCACTCCGTTTCTTTCGTTACTCCTGGATCATGTCCAGGAATTCAGCTTCCGTAATGATAGGCGTGCCGAGCGTGAGCGCCTTCTGATACTTCGAGCCGGTGTTTTCGCCGGCGAGCAGATAGGACGTTTTTTTCGACACGGAAGAACTCGTCTTGCCGCCGAAGCGCTCGATGATGGCACTGGCCTCGTCGCGGCTGAAGTGCTCGAGCGCGCCGGTGAGCACAAACGTCTTGCCGGCAAAGCGGCGGTCCACGACCTGCTCCCTGGAATCAAAGCTGACGCCCGCATCGCGCAGCAGGCGGATCTGGTGCTGTGATTGTGGGTTATCGAACCATGCACGCAGGTACGCCGCCGTCGTCGGGCCGACGTCAGGGATGGCCATGAGCTCTTCTTCCGTCGCCGCCATGAGCTTGTCCAGCGTGCCGAAGTGCATGGCCAGCACTCTGGCCGCCTTCTGCCCAACCTGCCGGATGCCGAACGCGCACAGCAGGCGCGCCATGCCGGCATCCTTGCTCTTTTCGATGGCGGCCATGAGATTCTCGGCCGACTTCTTCCCCATATGGTCCAGCGCCGCGACCGACTGCGGCTCGAGCGCATACAGCTCCGCCGGGGAGTGCACGAGCCCCGCCTCAATCAGCGACTGGCACAGCGAGATGCCGAGGCCGTCGATATCCATCGCCTCGCGGGAGGCAAAGTGCGCAATGTTGCGCAGCCGCTGCGCCGGGCACTCCGCACCCGTGCAGCGCAGGGCCGCACCGTCCGGGTCGCGCACGACGGGCGCGCCGCACTCCGGGCAGGTATCCGGCATATGAAACGGCACCGTGCCCTCCGGCCGCTTATCGCGCACGACGGAGAGGATCTCGGGAATGATCTCCCCCGCCTTCTGCACGAGCACCGTGTCGCCGATGCGCAGGTCGAGGTTGTCGATGAAGTCCTGATTGTGCAGCGTGGCATTCGTGACGGTCGTGCCGGCCAGACGCACCGGCTCAATGACCGCCTTCGGCGTGAGCACGCCCGTGCGGCCGACCTGCACGACGATGTCGCGCACGCGGCTCTCCTTCTTCTCCGGCGGGTACTTATATGCCACCGCCCAGCGCGGGAACTTTGCCGTGCTGCCGAGATACTGCCGCTGCGCAAGGTCGTTGATCTTGATGACCGCGCCGTCGATGTCGAACGGGAACGTCTCGCGGTTGTCGCCGATCCAGTCAATGCGCGCGCAGCAGGCATCGAGCGTTTCACAGCGCTGATACGGCACGACCGGGAAGCCCAGCGACGCCAGATAGTCCAGCGTTTCCGTGTGCGCGGCAAACGTGCGGTCGCTGTCAAACTGGAGGTTGAAGATGATGATATCGAGCTTGCGCGCCGCCGCGACCTTCGGGTCCTGCTGGCGCACAGAGCCCGCCGCCGCGTTGCGGGGATTGGCCAGCAGCGGCTGTTCGAGCAGCTCGCGCTCGGCATTGAGCGCTGCGAATACTTCGTGCGACATATAGACCTCACCGCGCACGATAAGCTTTGCAGGCGCGTTTTCAAGCGTCAGCGGCAGGTTGCGCAGCGTGCGGAGGTTTTCCGTCACGTCTTCGCCGGTGATGCCGTCGCCGCGCGTAGCGCCGCGGACGAACACCCCGTTTTCATACTCGAGCGACATGGACAGACCGTCGATCTTCGGCTCGACGGAATAATCATGCGCCTGCGTGAGCGCACCGTCCATGCGCGCGCCGAACGCGCGCAGCTCGTCGAACGAGAACACGTCCTGCAGGCTCTCGAGCGGCACCTGATGGCGCACCTGCGCAAAGGTGTTGAGCGCGTAGCCGCCGACGTGCTGCGTCGGCGAATCGGGCGAGGCGTACTCCGGGTGCGCCGCCTCGAGCTCTTCGAGCCTGCGCATAAGCGCGTCGTATTCAAAGTCGCTGATCTCGGGCGCGTCCTTCACGTAATAGAGAAAATTTGCGTGTTCCAGCTGACGGCGCAGCGTCAGGATCTCTTCGCGTACATCCATGTTGTCTACTCCACTTCCACATACGTCTGGGGCACTTTGCCGACGATGACCGTCTCGGCCAGCAGGACGTTCGTGCCCACGGTCTCGGTCTTGTGCTCCCAGGGCACCAGAATGTCGAGATCCATCTTCACGTTCAGATATAGTTGATATTTGCTCTGGTTGATCGCGGCCGACATGAGCTCGTTGTGATAGTTCACGTCCGACGTCGTCAGCACAAGGATGCGCACTGGCAGCGGCAGCTTGAGCCCCGGCAGAAAATTCACGCCGAAGAGCGTCTCAAGCGGGATGTCCAGCTCGACCTGCCCGTCGTCCCCGTCCATCATGTGCTCGAGCACGAGCGAGGACACCTGCCCCACGTGCTCGGTGTCGATGCTCACGGCCGTAATGGTCCCGTCAGCGTCCGTGCGGTAGGTATAATAGTCGCCCTGCACCTGCGCCGTCGCCGCCGTGACGGCGGCGTTGATTTTCAGCTGCATGAGGTCGCAGGCGGAGTTGACGGCCAGCTGCATGATCAGGTGCAGCACCGACACGGTAAAATACGCCATGCCGCCCAACAGAATGCATACCAGCAGCAGCGCCGCCAGCTTCCGGTTCGGCCGCAGCGGGCACCGGCGGGCAGCCGGTCTCCAGCGGCGAGGTGCACAAATCATAGCAGATCCCCCCTGCCATGCTATGCAGCGGCGGGGCAATTCATGCGCTTATTGCAGAGATTCCACAATGGCGCGGAAGGTATTGCCGCGCTCTTCAAAGTTTTTGAAGAAATCAAACGATGAGCAGGACGGCGAGAGCGTCACGATATCGCCCGGCTGCGCAAGGCCGTAGGCCGTCTCGACCGCTGCGCGAAAATCCGGCGCCTCAACGAGCGGCAGCTTTCCCGGGTCATAGCATTTCGACGCGCGGATGGCGGCGGCAATGCGCTGCGCCGTCTCGCCGACGACGACCGCCGCCTTCGCGTGCAGGCAGACCTCGTCACCGAGCGTATCAAACGGGATGTGCTTGTCGTGCCCGCCGAGGATGATGACCGGCGGCTTCGGCAGCGCGTGCAGGCCCGCGATCGTGCGCGTGGGGCTCGAGGCGATGGAATCGTTGATGAACGTAATGCCGTTGAGCTCGCGGATGCGCTCCATGCGGTGCGGCACGCCAGAGAAGGTGTGCGCGACCTGAACGCACGCCGCATTGCCGACCAGGCCGTCGGTTGCGGCAAAGGCCGCCATATAGTTTTCCACGTTGTGCGCGCCGGGAATGCGGATCTCGGCGGCGTCGAGGATCTTCTCCGCCTTGCCATCGTGCGCGCGGTAAATCACACCATCCGTGCAGTAAACGCCGTTTTCCACCGGGCCGATGCTGCTGAAATAGCGCACGCGCCCCGGCGCCTCGGCCGCGAAGCGCGGCGTGTGGGCGTCCTTCGCGTTGAGCACCAGGCAGCCGTCCGGCCGCTGGCCGCGGTAAATGCTGCACTTGGCCGACACGTAGTCCTCGAAATCCGGATGCACATCCAGATGATTCGGCGAAATGTTCGTGATGATGGCCACATCCGGCGCGCAGTGCATGCTGTGCAGCTGGAAGCTGCTGAGCTCGAGCACGGCAAAATCCTCCGGACGGATCTCCGGAATGCGGTCAAAGAGCGGCGTGCCGATGTTGCCGCCGAGGTGCACGGTGTACCCCTGCGCACGCAGGAGCTCGGCCGTGATGGTCGAGGTCGTGGTCTTGCCGTCGCTGCCGGTGATGGCGATGATGCGGCACGGGCAGAGATTGCAGAACGCCTCCATCTCGGAGGTGAGGATCGCGCCGCTTTGCGCAGCCGCGCGCAGCTGCGGCACGATGGGCAGCACGCCCGGTGTGCGGAAGATGACGTCGAAGTCCAGATGCTCCAGATAATCCGCACCAAGGATAAATTTTGCGCCCTGCGCCGCGGCCTCGTCGCCGGTCGCGCCGAGCTGGGCGCGGTCGCGCCGGTCGCACACCGTCACGTCGCAGCCGTTGCGCAGCAGCACGCGCACGAGCGGCTGATTGCTCACGCCGAAGCCGATGACGCCGATGCGCTTGCCGCGCAGATAGTCCATATAGTCCGAAAAGGTCATGCAGACACTCCTTTTCCAAAAGGTAATCATACGTGGAGATTATACCGCTCATTCGTGCCGATTACAAGAAAATAAATCACTGCCGGACTTGACGCGGTGCGGCAGGATGTGTAAAATAGTCGGGCGAGCAGGCCGGACAGCCGCGGGCACGAGCCGAAAGGCTGTGCGTGAGGAAAGTCCGGGCTCCACAGGGCAAGGATAACGGGTAACACCCGCCAGGGGCGACCCTCGGACAAGTGCAACAGAAACAAACCGCCCGAGCGATCGGGTAAGGGTGGAAAAGTGAGGTAAGAGCTCACTCGCCGGCTGGAGACAGTGCGGCGCTGTAAACTCTATCCGGAGCAACACCGCGGAGGGACATATGGCCGGCCCGGCCGTCCCATGGAGGTGGCTGGAACGCACCGGCAACGGTGCGTCTAGATAGATGGCTGTCGATTACAGAACCCGGCTTACAGGCCCGCTCGCTACGCCTGTCAAAGGAGTCCGCAC from Clostridiales bacterium carries:
- the gap gene encoding type I glyceraldehyde-3-phosphate dehydrogenase is translated as MIKIGINGFGRIGRLVFRAAICADDIEVVAVNAPDKTPEQLAYTVKYDSVHGRFHGTVDCEGGENPALIVNGKRVALLNNRDAKLLPWGELGVEYVLECTGAFLTKEKAQDHLDAGAQVVVLSGPSKDDTPMFVCGVNLDAYTPDIKIVSNASCTTNCLAPLAKIINDNFGIAEGLMTTVHADTATQQVVDGFSKKNWRLSRGVHGNIIPTSTGAAKAVGKVIPALQGKLTGTSMRIPSADVSIVDLTCRLEKAATYDEICAAVKAAAEGPMAGVVEYVDDEVVSSDFITDPHTSIFDAKAGLALNDHFVKLMAWYDNEWGFSNKMLDLTRHIDSVRKA
- a CDS encoding ATP-binding protein, whose amino-acid sequence is MSNTLIIDSLNTLFSMSNTAVIGAQEQFVAFMNPAAQELFRGNRTNHKLTELLPAHITEATATEFVTSATIEKRHVIISVTSFGAFRLFSFVPQDENALRAGAQFAPFLASLNAFRTLTTYFSDYAMQLSDVRFRRNAAELTQFYYRLLRFTLNASTASGLYDGTLAFMPQLCDLGKECRTLLDNIQPITDANGIVLEVSIPDEPINCALDTALIQRMLLNIIANCTERCKHGDRIRFTVTQEGDHADITIRDDGVRIPPEKLGTIFIPLRVTGVDFSDLSSNSFGLTVALGIAEKHDGTILLESNEWGGTTFHVVLSTVLPETNLFRAPKVPYGHAQEDPIRIYLSDQMPKQEL
- a CDS encoding tyrosine-protein phosphatase, yielding MENNSSASERWLLRGAPNARDLGGLPTMDGRTIRPGLLLRSGELAGITEPDAQTLTEYPLRTVVDFRTDLEREQKPDRVLPGVQYVHCPIVQQAAAGLTREEHADPYAAVVAHAKAMAGRERAFMCELYRSLVTQAFSIAHYRQFFALLLAQTDGALLYHCTAGKDRVGVGTMLLLTALGVDWPVIVENYLITNERMAASTDCLLTAVVDYDLSEAEREVIRTFDRADAAFLTAARDAVAERYGSVDAFLTQALGVGAAERAALRARYLTAE
- a CDS encoding TatD family hydrolase gives rise to the protein MTQYFDTHAHYDSGKFNADREEVLRAVHESGVALIVDPGDCAATSARAVAIAQEYDFVYAAVGWHPEEAAGWTDDSLEQIRALAAQPKVCAIGEIGLDYYWDASTKATQEIMLRAQLELALELDLPVIIHDREAHGDSLRIVCDYPGLRGVFHCFSGSVEMARELLRRGWYLGFDGPITYKNAVKALDVIAACPTDRMLLETDSPYLSPVPNRGKRNDSRNLPYIAARIAEIKGMTTEEVAEVTLQNGKQLFGL
- the nadE gene encoding NAD(+) synthase, with amino-acid sequence MRDYAKEFENRVAFIRDLLKSSGAKGVIYGNSGGKDSALVGILCRAACDNTVGIMMPCASKRNFGEDMTDGLAVAEQFNIETRTVDLTAEKELVMQTVSAVTTLNQMATSNIAPRLRMLTLYTIGAAEGRLVAGTGNRSEAYMGYFTKWGDGAYDFNPIADLTVTEIYEFLTWLHAPENIIRKAPSAGLFEGQTDEQEMGVTYAAIDKYILTGEASEHDKAIIDRYHSRSEHKRRPAATYHAE
- the ligA gene encoding NAD-dependent DNA ligase LigA; the protein is MDVREEILTLRRQLEHANFLYYVKDAPEISDFEYDALMRRLEELEAAHPEYASPDSPTQHVGGYALNTFAQVRHQVPLESLQDVFSFDELRAFGARMDGALTQAHDYSVEPKIDGLSMSLEYENGVFVRGATRGDGITGEDVTENLRTLRNLPLTLENAPAKLIVRGEVYMSHEVFAALNAERELLEQPLLANPRNAAAGSVRQQDPKVAAARKLDIIIFNLQFDSDRTFAAHTETLDYLASLGFPVVPYQRCETLDACCARIDWIGDNRETFPFDIDGAVIKINDLAQRQYLGSTAKFPRWAVAYKYPPEKKESRVRDIVVQVGRTGVLTPKAVIEPVRLAGTTVTNATLHNQDFIDNLDLRIGDTVLVQKAGEIIPEILSVVRDKRPEGTVPFHMPDTCPECGAPVVRDPDGAALRCTGAECPAQRLRNIAHFASREAMDIDGLGISLCQSLIEAGLVHSPAELYALEPQSVAALDHMGKKSAENLMAAIEKSKDAGMARLLCAFGIRQVGQKAARVLAMHFGTLDKLMAATEEELMAIPDVGPTTAAYLRAWFDNPQSQHQIRLLRDAGVSFDSREQVVDRRFAGKTFVLTGALEHFSRDEASAIIERFGGKTSSSVSKKTSYLLAGENTGSKYQKALTLGTPIITEAEFLDMIQE
- a CDS encoding sporulation protein YunB, producing MICAPRRWRPAARRCPLRPNRKLAALLLVCILLGGMAYFTVSVLHLIMQLAVNSACDLMQLKINAAVTAATAQVQGDYYTYRTDADGTITAVSIDTEHVGQVSSLVLEHMMDGDDGQVELDIPLETLFGVNFLPGLKLPLPVRILVLTTSDVNYHNELMSAAINQSKYQLYLNVKMDLDILVPWEHKTETVGTNVLLAETVIVGKVPQTYVEVE
- the murD gene encoding UDP-N-acetylmuramoyl-L-alanine--D-glutamate ligase, with the protein product MTFSDYMDYLRGKRIGVIGFGVSNQPLVRVLLRNGCDVTVCDRRDRAQLGATGDEAAAQGAKFILGADYLEHLDFDVIFRTPGVLPIVPQLRAAAQSGAILTSEMEAFCNLCPCRIIAITGSDGKTTTSTITAELLRAQGYTVHLGGNIGTPLFDRIPEIRPEDFAVLELSSFQLHSMHCAPDVAIITNISPNHLDVHPDFEDYVSAKCSIYRGQRPDGCLVLNAKDAHTPRFAAEAPGRVRYFSSIGPVENGVYCTDGVIYRAHDGKAEKILDAAEIRIPGAHNVENYMAAFAATDGLVGNAACVQVAHTFSGVPHRMERIRELNGITFINDSIASSPTRTIAGLHALPKPPVIILGGHDKHIPFDTLGDEVCLHAKAAVVVGETAQRIAAAIRASKCYDPGKLPLVEAPDFRAAVETAYGLAQPGDIVTLSPSCSSFDFFKNFEERGNTFRAIVESLQ